Proteins encoded by one window of Bradyrhizobium sp. B097:
- a CDS encoding multicopper oxidase domain-containing protein — protein MTAWLGATGLQNAPRTQQDVCARPEPGSAIEEPAELRSRDGVLETDLSIHDQKQPDGTSRYCYLTPDGKPSPTLRLKPGDQLVIHFKNDLVDLDTATPAIDRPLAGAPICTTRKRADVCESGAMTPISTNLHFHGLTVPPVCHQDDVLKTSIQPDDAPFEYRLRIPDDAPPGLYWYHPHLHGFSKTQVLGGASGAIIIEGIERADPSLAGLPERVLVIRDQDLVNPDAPPSKSEPVMTKSQLDNDGDVANSGTGFGKPSKDLSINFVPVPYPNYPPAALTMKPGERQLWRVLNASAITYLNLALLVGRTPQQIGIVGLDGVPLQFQGSPSPSVQWVNHIGLPPGSRAEFIVEGPPAGSSALLVTRAVDTGPAGENDPNRALLAVASSVNANEPQAALPARAEPLPRPERPWVGTVAPVRVRKLFFSEQPENPNDPNSPTKFFMTLDGETPKPFDPQSDIPDIAVRQGDVEDWIIENRSMELHDFHIHQLHFQLLDWSGVAVNEPFLRDTVNVPYYNGRMLKYPSVRLRMDFRDPNIVGTFVYHCHVLEHEDGGMMGRIRVVPRDTASSTKPLNQQKGEL, from the coding sequence ATGACGGCCTGGCTCGGCGCAACCGGCTTGCAGAATGCGCCGCGCACGCAACAGGACGTTTGTGCCCGGCCAGAGCCCGGAAGCGCGATCGAGGAACCCGCCGAATTGCGCAGCCGCGATGGCGTGCTCGAAACCGACCTTAGCATCCACGATCAGAAGCAGCCGGATGGCACGAGCCGCTATTGCTATCTGACGCCGGACGGCAAGCCGTCGCCGACCTTGCGGCTGAAGCCGGGCGATCAGCTGGTCATCCATTTCAAGAACGACCTCGTCGACCTCGATACGGCAACACCTGCGATCGACCGCCCGCTCGCCGGCGCGCCGATCTGCACCACGCGAAAGCGAGCCGACGTTTGCGAGAGCGGCGCGATGACGCCGATCTCGACCAATTTGCACTTCCACGGGCTGACCGTGCCGCCGGTCTGCCACCAGGATGACGTGCTGAAGACTTCGATCCAGCCCGACGACGCACCGTTCGAATACCGCCTGCGCATCCCCGACGACGCGCCACCCGGCCTCTATTGGTATCACCCGCATCTGCACGGCTTCAGCAAGACGCAGGTGCTCGGCGGCGCCTCAGGCGCCATCATCATCGAAGGCATCGAGCGCGCTGATCCGTCGCTCGCTGGCCTGCCCGAGCGCGTGCTCGTGATCCGCGACCAGGATCTCGTCAATCCCGACGCGCCGCCGTCGAAATCCGAGCCGGTCATGACCAAGAGCCAGCTCGACAATGACGGCGACGTCGCCAACTCCGGCACCGGTTTCGGCAAGCCGTCCAAGGATCTCTCCATCAACTTCGTGCCGGTGCCCTATCCGAACTATCCGCCGGCCGCGCTGACGATGAAGCCGGGCGAGCGGCAGCTCTGGCGGGTGCTGAACGCGTCCGCGATCACCTATCTCAACCTCGCGCTGCTGGTCGGCCGCACACCGCAGCAGATCGGCATTGTCGGGCTCGATGGGGTGCCGCTGCAATTCCAGGGTAGCCCATCGCCGTCAGTGCAATGGGTCAACCATATCGGCCTGCCGCCGGGCTCGCGTGCCGAATTCATCGTCGAGGGACCGCCGGCCGGCAGCTCGGCGTTGCTGGTGACGCGCGCGGTCGACACCGGGCCCGCCGGCGAGAACGACCCCAACCGCGCGCTGCTGGCGGTCGCGTCTTCAGTCAACGCGAACGAACCGCAGGCCGCGCTGCCCGCTCGCGCCGAGCCGCTGCCACGGCCGGAGCGGCCGTGGGTCGGGACCGTCGCGCCGGTGCGCGTCAGGAAGCTGTTCTTCTCCGAGCAACCGGAGAACCCGAACGATCCGAACAGCCCGACCAAATTCTTCATGACGCTCGACGGAGAGACGCCGAAACCGTTCGATCCGCAATCGGACATTCCCGACATCGCCGTGAGGCAGGGCGACGTCGAGGACTGGATCATCGAGAACCGCTCGATGGAGCTGCATGATTTCCACATCCATCAGCTGCACTTCCAACTGCTCGACTGGTCCGGCGTCGCCGTCAACGAGCCGTTCCTGCGCGATACCGTCAACGTCCCCTACTACAACGGCCGGATGCTGAAATATCCGAGCGTGCGGCTGCGCATGGATTTCCGCGATCCCAACATCGTCGGCACCTTCGTCTACCACTGCCACGTCCTCGAGCATGAGGACGGCGGCATGATGGGACGCATCAGGGTCGTGCCGCGAGACACTGCAAGTTCCACCAAGCCGCTCAATCAGCAAAAAGGAGAGCTCTAA
- a CDS encoding Ig-like domain repeat protein yields MTLLGVVGATGDAFAQATSTVVTSQENPSVVGQTVTLVATVTVTGPFVPGGTVDFFDGITHLGSSFVGAGAAIFDISSLTLGSHTITATYNGDTNGNLVSTSPPMTQIVILAPTTTSLVSSANPSAPGQSVTFTATVSGSGSPTGTVQFKDGAANLGAVALAGGVATFTTSSLATGSHTITAVYSGDSNNTASMSAALTQTVNQAVSTTTVTSSPNPSTPGQSVTFTATVTGASPTGTVQFKDGAANLGAVTLAGGVATFTTSSLATGGHSITAAYSGDANNTASTSAALTQTVNQAASTTTVTSSLNPSAPGQSVTFTATVTGASPTGTVQFKDGAANLGAAVTLAGGVATFTTSSLPAGSHSITAAYSGDTNNTASTSAALAQTVNQAASTTTVTSSLNPSAPGQSVTVTATVAGASPTGTVQFKDGAANLGAAVTLAGGVATFTTSSLATASHSITAVYSGDGNNVASTSAPLTQTVNKAATSTSLVSSLNPSTPGQSVTFTATVTGTSPTGTVQFKDGAANLGAAVTLAGGVATFTTSSLASGSHTITAVYGGDVNNTTSTSAELTQTVNKAATSTSLVSSLNPSTPGQSVTFTATVTGASPTGTVQFKDGAANLAGPVTLAGGVATFTTSSLASGNHSITAVYGGDVNNTPSTSAALAQSVNQSATTTTLSSSVNPSQVGQAVTFAATVTSGGGTPAGTVTFKDGAAVIGSATLGGGGVATLTISSLTLGSHSITAVYGGSAAFVTSTSAALIQAVSTPADSLKLRAMQTLAAPVVAQNSGAAISGAIDSAISEAFGGDGAFMTPTGSGMRINFAADPDGKSFEDRAPRSADPFAGINNSSASNGRGFAAQTLPGNTTRSTPRIDDAFGAMAYAAPTKAPPRYVEQRDWLGWAEVRGAVLDHWGTGAVGTVAGASMLYGHQVNLIAGLTRRLSSNFVVGVLGGYETFDYRSDALQGRLKGDGWTVGSYLGWKLTQTIRFDAAVSYSGIGYDGTAGTASGNFGGERWMVSSGLTGTYQGFGLQFEPSARIYALWEHESAYTDSFGTLQTARDFSTGRASAGVKVAYPVAWSSTVALAPYLGLYGDYYFNSDNATAALAASGLPGAVVLEGFSARAIGGVTARFANGGQVALGAEFGGIGGNASIWIYRARASVPF; encoded by the coding sequence ATGACCTTGCTTGGTGTTGTCGGCGCGACGGGCGATGCCTTCGCCCAGGCGACCTCCACGGTCGTGACATCGCAGGAAAACCCGAGCGTAGTTGGTCAAACCGTGACCCTCGTCGCAACTGTGACGGTCACGGGCCCCTTCGTGCCAGGCGGAACGGTGGACTTCTTTGATGGAATCACCCACTTGGGATCGAGTTTTGTCGGTGCCGGCGCCGCGATATTCGACATCTCATCGCTGACTCTCGGCAGCCATACCATCACTGCCACCTATAACGGCGATACCAACGGCAATTTGGTATCGACCTCGCCACCTATGACGCAAATCGTCATCCTGGCTCCCACCACGACCAGCCTGGTGTCGTCGGCCAATCCCAGCGCGCCCGGCCAATCGGTGACCTTCACCGCGACCGTGAGCGGCAGCGGCTCGCCGACCGGAACGGTGCAATTCAAGGATGGCGCCGCCAATCTCGGAGCCGTGGCGCTCGCCGGCGGTGTCGCCACATTCACCACCTCGTCGCTGGCTACAGGCAGTCACACCATCACCGCGGTGTATAGCGGCGACAGCAACAACACGGCGTCGATGTCCGCGGCGCTGACGCAGACCGTCAACCAGGCGGTGAGCACCACCACCGTCACGTCGTCGCCCAATCCCAGCACGCCGGGCCAATCGGTGACGTTTACCGCGACGGTGACCGGCGCTTCGCCGACCGGGACAGTGCAATTCAAGGATGGCGCCGCCAATCTCGGAGCGGTGACGCTCGCCGGCGGAGTCGCCACATTCACCACCTCGTCGCTGGCTACAGGCGGCCACAGCATCACGGCCGCGTACAGCGGCGACGCCAACAACACGGCATCGACGTCTGCGGCGCTGACGCAGACCGTCAACCAGGCGGCGAGCACCACCACGGTCACCTCGTCGCTCAATCCCAGCGCGCCGGGCCAATCGGTGACCTTCACCGCGACGGTGACCGGGGCCTCGCCGACCGGGACAGTGCAATTCAAGGATGGCGCCGCCAATCTCGGAGCAGCGGTGACGCTCGCCGGCGGGGTCGCGACATTCACGACCTCATCGCTGCCCGCGGGCAGCCACAGCATCACGGCCGCGTACAGCGGCGACACCAACAACACGGCCTCGACGTCGGCCGCGCTGGCGCAGACCGTCAACCAGGCGGCGAGCACCACCACAGTGACGTCGTCGCTCAATCCCAGCGCGCCGGGCCAATCGGTGACCGTTACCGCGACGGTGGCCGGCGCCTCGCCGACCGGGACGGTGCAATTCAAGGATGGCGCCGCCAATCTCGGAGCAGCGGTGACGCTCGCTGGCGGTGTCGCGACGTTCACGACCTCGTCGCTGGCGACAGCCAGCCACAGCATCACGGCGGTGTATAGCGGCGATGGCAACAACGTGGCTTCGACCTCGGCGCCGTTGACGCAGACCGTCAACAAGGCGGCGACCAGCACCAGCCTCGTATCGTCGCTCAATCCGAGCACGCCGGGCCAATCGGTGACTTTCACCGCGACGGTGACCGGCACCTCGCCGACCGGGACGGTGCAATTCAAGGATGGCGCCGCCAATCTCGGGGCGGCGGTGACGCTCGCCGGCGGGGTCGCGACATTCACGACCTCATCACTGGCGTCGGGCAGCCACACCATCACCGCGGTGTATGGCGGCGACGTCAACAACACGACCTCGACCTCGGCAGAGTTGACGCAGACCGTCAACAAGGCCGCGACGAGCACCAGCCTCGTGTCGTCGCTCAATCCCAGCACGCCGGGCCAATCGGTGACCTTTACCGCGACCGTGACCGGCGCCTCGCCGACCGGAACGGTGCAATTCAAGGATGGCGCCGCCAATCTGGCTGGGCCGGTGACGCTCGCGGGCGGGGTCGCGACGTTCACGACCTCATCGCTGGCATCAGGCAACCACAGCATCACGGCGGTCTATGGCGGCGACGTCAACAACACGCCATCGACCTCGGCCGCGCTAGCGCAGTCCGTCAACCAGTCGGCGACGACCACCACCCTGTCGTCGTCGGTCAATCCGAGCCAGGTCGGCCAGGCGGTGACGTTTGCCGCGACCGTGACCAGCGGCGGCGGCACGCCCGCCGGCACGGTGACATTCAAGGACGGTGCTGCCGTAATCGGCAGTGCAACATTGGGTGGCGGCGGCGTTGCGACATTGACGATCTCGTCCCTGACGCTCGGCTCGCATTCCATCACCGCGGTCTATGGCGGCAGCGCGGCGTTTGTCACCAGCACCTCGGCGGCCCTGATCCAGGCGGTCAGTACGCCGGCTGACAGCTTGAAGCTGCGCGCGATGCAGACGCTGGCGGCGCCGGTGGTGGCGCAGAACTCGGGTGCGGCGATTTCCGGCGCGATCGATTCCGCGATCTCCGAAGCCTTTGGCGGCGATGGCGCGTTCATGACGCCGACCGGCAGCGGCATGCGCATCAATTTCGCCGCCGATCCAGACGGCAAGTCGTTCGAAGACCGCGCGCCACGCTCGGCCGATCCATTTGCCGGCATCAACAACTCGTCCGCATCGAACGGGCGCGGCTTTGCCGCGCAGACGCTGCCGGGCAACACCACCCGTTCGACACCGCGCATCGACGACGCGTTCGGAGCGATGGCCTATGCCGCGCCCACCAAGGCGCCGCCGCGTTACGTCGAACAACGCGACTGGCTGGGCTGGGCGGAAGTGCGCGGCGCCGTGCTCGACCATTGGGGCACCGGCGCGGTCGGCACGGTCGCCGGCGCGTCGATGCTTTACGGCCACCAGGTCAACTTGATCGCCGGATTGACGCGACGGCTGTCATCGAATTTCGTGGTTGGTGTGCTCGGCGGGTATGAGACGTTCGATTATCGGTCCGACGCCTTGCAGGGCCGTCTGAAGGGCGATGGCTGGACGGTCGGCTCGTATCTCGGCTGGAAGTTGACCCAGACCATTCGCTTCGATGCGGCGGTCAGCTATTCGGGCATCGGCTATGACGGCACCGCCGGTACCGCATCCGGCAATTTCGGCGGCGAGCGCTGGATGGTGTCGAGCGGCCTGACCGGCACCTATCAGGGCTTCGGCCTGCAGTTCGAACCTTCTGCGCGCATCTACGCGCTGTGGGAGCACGAGAGCGCCTATACCGATTCCTTTGGCACGCTACAGACCGCGCGCGACTTCTCGACCGGGCGGGCCAGCGCGGGCGTCAAGGTCGCCTATCCCGTGGCATGGTCGTCGACGGTCGCGCTGGCGCCCTATCTTGGATTGTACGGCGATTACTACTTCAATTCCGACAACGCGACCGCGGCCTTGGCGGCGTCCGGGCTTCCGGGTGCGGTCGTGCTCGAAGGCTTTTCGGCGCGCGCCATCGGCGGGGTGACTGCCAGGTTCGCCAATGGCGGCCAGGTCGCGCTCGGCGCCGAGTTCGGCGGCATCGGCGGCAATGCCAGCATCTGGATCTATCGCGCCCGCGCCTCAGTGCCGTTCTGA
- a CDS encoding ATP12 family protein: protein MRELFDDVPDQSPLDPQEAVRRHIRKPQRKRFYTSAGVAEADGGFAITLDGKQIRSPSGKPIVVPSRAIADAVAAEWNAQGETIDPVTMPLTRLANSVIEGVIDRVDEVADDAAKFLGSDLLFYRAGHPDTLVAREARHWDPILFWAADALGAHFVMAEGVMHVGQPEPAIKAARAAFPTDPWSVAALHVVTTLTGSALLALALAHGVRDEDQVWAAAHVDEDWNIEKWGVDEEVAARRAARLVDFRAAAGVLRELKSAAG, encoded by the coding sequence ATGCGCGAACTCTTCGACGACGTCCCAGACCAATCCCCGCTCGACCCGCAGGAGGCGGTGCGCCGCCACATCCGCAAGCCCCAGCGCAAGCGGTTCTACACCAGCGCCGGCGTGGCTGAGGCCGATGGCGGATTTGCGATCACGCTCGACGGCAAGCAGATCCGCTCGCCGTCCGGCAAGCCGATCGTGGTGCCGAGCCGCGCCATTGCGGATGCGGTCGCGGCCGAATGGAATGCGCAGGGCGAGACCATCGATCCCGTGACCATGCCGCTGACGCGCCTCGCCAACAGCGTGATCGAGGGGGTGATCGATCGCGTCGACGAGGTCGCCGACGATGCGGCAAAATTCCTCGGCAGCGATCTGCTGTTCTATCGCGCCGGCCATCCCGACACGCTGGTGGCGCGCGAGGCCCGGCACTGGGACCCGATCCTGTTCTGGGCCGCCGATGCGCTCGGCGCCCATTTCGTGATGGCCGAGGGGGTCATGCATGTCGGCCAGCCCGAGCCCGCGATCAAGGCGGCGCGTGCGGCGTTCCCGACCGATCCCTGGTCGGTCGCAGCGCTCCATGTGGTGACGACGCTGACCGGCTCGGCGCTGCTGGCGCTGGCGCTCGCCCATGGCGTCCGCGACGAGGACCAGGTCTGGGCGGCCGCCCATGTCGACGAGGACTGGAACATCGAGAAATGGGGAGTCGACGAGGAGGTCGCCGCGCGCCGCGCCGCCCGGCTGGTCGATTTCAGGGCCGCCGCCGGCGTCCTGAGGGAGCTCAAGTCGGCTGCCGGTTAA
- a CDS encoding flagellar hook-length control protein FliK gives MALAVNPVLPVLASNEAGSVAPDLTLEAGSVVNAQVLKVLSADLVRIAIASLSIDVQTEVPLQQGQNLQLAVSQSNDGIRLQLVGPGADTGDAVQLSPAAANVSAAPQPVATAPKAMLSPLERVTITAAAQHAAAVQGSQAPLFANLVAVAAANLPPKLQAAIAQVLAQQTGFNENLSGDAVKAGFQKSGLLLEATLASGVAPASGSVPDLKAALIVLREVLTSLGAGDATRSASTPLQQPALAGAGTAPGLVPSGTPELEVQEVLLPQARVPVAEDLTRGATRLAGALADALDAGPSAGGALNLIQEALHELGNPARQGAAPREMLPGDVPARGSTPPPPFHGALPSAQAVAEPSIASGTPLATAAHRLLENTDAALARQTLLQIASLLDSGDGTRPPLDAMVPRWNFEIPFLTQQGTAMAQFEIARDGGGNEIEAAKRVWRARFTLDVEPAGPVHALVSLNGERTSVRMWAEHPSTAAQLRAGASELSLALTRAELVPGDIEIRDGSPPQPAPARAGHFLDRAS, from the coding sequence ATGGCACTCGCCGTCAATCCCGTGCTGCCGGTGCTTGCCTCGAACGAGGCGGGCAGCGTTGCGCCTGATCTCACGCTGGAGGCCGGCAGCGTCGTCAATGCCCAGGTGCTGAAGGTGCTGTCGGCTGACCTGGTGCGGATCGCGATCGCGAGCCTGTCGATCGACGTCCAGACCGAGGTGCCGCTGCAGCAGGGCCAGAACCTGCAGCTTGCGGTCTCGCAGAGCAATGACGGCATCCGTCTGCAACTGGTCGGGCCGGGGGCTGACACGGGCGACGCCGTGCAATTGTCGCCGGCGGCCGCCAACGTCAGCGCCGCTCCGCAGCCCGTCGCCACGGCGCCGAAGGCCATGCTGTCGCCGCTCGAGCGCGTCACGATCACCGCGGCGGCGCAGCATGCGGCGGCGGTGCAGGGCAGCCAGGCGCCGCTGTTTGCCAATCTTGTGGCGGTCGCCGCGGCTAATCTGCCGCCGAAGCTGCAGGCCGCGATCGCGCAGGTTCTGGCGCAGCAGACCGGCTTCAACGAGAATTTGAGCGGCGATGCCGTCAAGGCCGGCTTCCAGAAATCCGGCCTGCTGCTGGAGGCGACGCTCGCCTCGGGCGTTGCGCCGGCGAGCGGCAGCGTGCCCGATCTGAAGGCCGCGCTGATCGTGCTGCGCGAGGTGCTGACCTCGCTCGGCGCCGGCGATGCCACAAGGTCTGCGTCCACGCCGCTGCAGCAGCCGGCGCTCGCCGGTGCCGGCACGGCGCCGGGCCTTGTGCCGTCAGGCACGCCCGAGCTCGAGGTACAGGAGGTCTTGCTGCCGCAGGCGCGCGTGCCGGTTGCCGAGGATCTCACCCGCGGCGCCACCCGCCTTGCAGGCGCACTCGCGGACGCGCTCGATGCCGGCCCGTCTGCGGGCGGCGCGCTCAATCTCATTCAGGAAGCGCTGCACGAGCTCGGCAACCCGGCACGGCAGGGCGCCGCGCCGCGGGAGATGCTGCCCGGCGACGTGCCCGCACGTGGCAGCACGCCGCCACCGCCGTTTCACGGCGCGCTGCCGTCGGCCCAGGCCGTTGCGGAGCCGTCGATTGCATCAGGCACGCCGCTTGCGACCGCTGCGCACCGCCTGTTGGAAAACACCGACGCGGCGCTGGCGCGGCAGACGCTGCTGCAGATCGCCTCGCTGCTGGATAGTGGCGACGGCACGCGTCCGCCGCTCGACGCCATGGTGCCGCGCTGGAATTTCGAGATTCCGTTCCTGACCCAGCAGGGTACGGCGATGGCGCAGTTCGAGATTGCCCGCGACGGCGGCGGCAACGAGATCGAAGCCGCCAAGCGGGTGTGGCGGGCGCGCTTCACGCTCGACGTCGAGCCGGCCGGTCCGGTGCACGCGCTGGTCTCGCTGAACGGCGAGCGCACCTCGGTGCGGATGTGGGCCGAGCATCCGTCGACCGCCGCGCAATTGCGCGCCGGCGCCTCCGAACTGAGCCTGGCGCTGACCCGGGCTGAGCTCGTGCCCGGCGACATCGAGATCCGCGACGGCAGCCCGCCGCAGCCTGCGCCCGCGCGCGCCGGCCATTTCCTGGACCGCGCATCATGA
- a CDS encoding EscU/YscU/HrcU family type III secretion system export apparatus switch protein has protein sequence MSDAPNQLAVALHYDHAGAPRVVAKGKGAIGAKIIEVAKANDIPIEENEVLAGALSNVELGDEIPAELYKAVAEVLVFVLRMSGRAR, from the coding sequence ATGAGCGATGCGCCGAACCAACTCGCGGTCGCGCTGCATTACGACCACGCCGGCGCGCCGCGCGTGGTGGCGAAAGGCAAGGGCGCGATCGGCGCCAAGATCATCGAGGTTGCCAAGGCCAACGACATCCCGATCGAGGAGAACGAGGTCTTGGCCGGCGCGCTCTCCAACGTCGAGCTCGGCGACGAGATCCCGGCCGAGCTCTACAAGGCCGTCGCCGAGGTGCTGGTGTTCGTGCTGCGAATGTCGGGGCGGGCGCGGTAG
- a CDS encoding PLP-dependent aminotransferase family protein yields the protein MNAIRARIASRALAADDRLPSIRSFAATMGVSPSTVVEAYDRLAAEGLIRARPGSGFYVSSAALPPLALANDQPQHDRAVDPFWVSRQSLDAASGALKPGCGWLPADWMPTEALRRAFRSLARADDAVLADYGATRGSLALRRMLMARFADEGLEVSPEQVLLTMSGTQAIDLICRFLLRPGDTVLVDDPCYFNFRALLRAHQIKLVSVPYTPSGPDVASFEAVLEAERPRLYITVSGLHNPTGATMSPQTAHRVLNAAAAFDLTIVEDDIFADFEPEPSARLAALDGLNRVIRIGSFSKTLSASLRCGFIAARADWIEQLVDLQVATGFGGPCAVATEIIASVLATGFYRKHVEELRRRLVRARRDVGEKLQRIGIEPWLMPRGGFQLWCRLPDGCDSADVARAALADNIVLAPGNVFSTTQSATGFMRFNVAQCRDPKLMPALQRAIGR from the coding sequence ATGAACGCGATCCGCGCCAGGATCGCGAGCCGCGCGCTCGCCGCCGACGACCGCCTGCCCTCGATCCGCAGCTTTGCCGCGACCATGGGGGTCTCGCCCTCGACCGTGGTCGAGGCCTATGACCGGCTCGCCGCCGAGGGCCTGATCCGGGCGCGGCCGGGCTCGGGCTTCTATGTCTCGTCGGCGGCGCTGCCGCCGCTGGCGCTGGCCAACGACCAGCCGCAGCACGACCGCGCCGTCGATCCGTTCTGGGTGTCGCGGCAATCGCTCGATGCCGCGAGCGGCGCGCTGAAGCCGGGCTGCGGCTGGCTGCCCGCCGACTGGATGCCGACCGAGGCGTTGCGGCGCGCGTTCCGCAGCCTGGCGCGGGCCGACGACGCCGTGCTCGCCGATTACGGTGCGACGCGCGGCTCGCTGGCGCTGCGCCGCATGCTGATGGCGCGGTTCGCCGACGAGGGTCTCGAAGTGTCGCCCGAGCAGGTGCTGCTCACGATGTCCGGCACCCAGGCGATCGACCTGATCTGCCGCTTCCTGCTGCGGCCCGGCGACACCGTGCTGGTCGACGATCCCTGCTATTTCAATTTCCGGGCGCTGCTGCGCGCCCATCAGATCAAGCTCGTCAGCGTGCCCTACACCCCATCGGGCCCCGATGTCGCAAGCTTCGAGGCCGTGCTCGAAGCCGAGCGGCCGCGGCTCTACATTACGGTCTCCGGACTGCACAATCCGACCGGGGCGACGATGTCGCCGCAGACCGCGCACCGCGTGTTGAACGCGGCTGCAGCCTTCGACCTCACCATCGTCGAGGACGACATCTTTGCCGATTTCGAGCCAGAGCCGTCGGCACGGCTCGCGGCGCTGGACGGGCTGAACCGCGTGATCCGGATCGGCAGCTTCTCCAAGACGCTGTCGGCGTCGCTCCGCTGCGGCTTCATCGCGGCGCGCGCCGACTGGATCGAGCAGCTGGTCGACCTGCAGGTCGCGACCGGATTCGGCGGCCCCTGCGCGGTCGCGACCGAAATCATCGCCAGCGTCCTGGCGACCGGCTTCTACCGCAAGCATGTCGAGGAGCTGCGCCGGCGGCTCGTGCGCGCCCGCCGCGACGTCGGCGAGAAGCTGCAGCGCATCGGCATCGAGCCGTGGCTGATGCCACGCGGCGGCTTCCAGCTCTGGTGCCGCCTGCCCGACGGCTGCGACTCCGCCGACGTCGCGCGCGCGGCACTCGCCGACAACATCGTGCTGGCGCCGGGCAACGTGTTCAGCACCACGCAATCGGCGACCGGCTTCATGCGCTTCAACGTCGCGCAATGCCGCGACCCGAAACTGATGCCGGCGCTCCAGCGCGCGATCGGGCGCTGA
- a CDS encoding DMT family transporter: MSDSKTLPGKSLSGKSWAGEASGGASLEGWGSGLLGVIIFSGSLPATRVAVAGFSPLFLTSARAAIAALLGAALLAALRQPWPQRKNLASLTIVALGVVIGFPLLTALALQHITSAHSIVFIGLLPLSTAVFGVLRGGERPKPLFWLFSCVGSATVGAFALSGDGSASLTGDLLMIAAIIVCGLGYAEGAALSRRLGGWQVISWALVLSVPVALVMTIMTLPPSWQGIGAPAWLGLAYVSIFSMLVGFVFWYRGLALGGIASVGQLQLLQPFFGLALAGLLLHEPVAWSMIAATMLVVACVVFARRYA; encoded by the coding sequence ATGAGCGATTCAAAGACATTGCCGGGGAAGTCTCTGTCGGGAAAGTCCTGGGCGGGCGAGGCGAGTGGCGGCGCTTCGCTGGAGGGCTGGGGCAGCGGCCTGCTCGGCGTGATCATCTTCAGCGGCTCGCTGCCGGCGACCCGCGTCGCCGTGGCCGGGTTCTCGCCGCTGTTCCTGACCTCGGCGCGCGCCGCGATCGCGGCGCTGCTCGGTGCCGCGCTGCTGGCGGCGCTGCGACAGCCCTGGCCGCAGCGCAAGAACCTGGCGTCGCTGACCATCGTCGCGCTCGGCGTTGTGATCGGCTTTCCGCTGCTGACCGCGCTTGCGCTCCAGCACATCACCTCGGCGCATTCGATCGTGTTCATCGGGCTGCTGCCGCTGTCGACCGCGGTGTTCGGCGTGCTGCGCGGCGGCGAGCGGCCGAAGCCGCTGTTCTGGCTGTTCTCCTGCGTCGGCAGCGCGACGGTCGGCGCCTTCGCTCTGTCGGGCGACGGATCGGCGTCGCTGACCGGCGACTTGCTGATGATCGCCGCCATCATCGTCTGCGGCCTCGGCTATGCCGAAGGCGCGGCGCTGTCGCGCCGGCTCGGCGGCTGGCAGGTGATCTCCTGGGCGCTGGTGCTCTCAGTGCCGGTGGCGCTCGTGATGACGATCATGACGTTGCCGCCGAGCTGGCAGGGCATCGGCGCGCCGGCCTGGCTCGGGCTCGCTTACGTCTCGATCTTCAGCATGCTGGTCGGCTTCGTGTTCTGGTATCGCGGGCTTGCGCTTGGCGGCATCGCCAGCGTCGGCCAGTTGCAGCTGTTGCAGCCGTTCTTCGGCCTCGCGCTGGCCGGGCTGCTGCTGCATGAGCCGGTCGCCTGGTCGATGATCGCAGCGACGATGCTGGTCGTCGCCTGCGTCGTGTTCGCGCGCCGGTACGCTTGA